A segment of the Arachis hypogaea cultivar Tifrunner chromosome 5, arahy.Tifrunner.gnm2.J5K5, whole genome shotgun sequence genome:
AttaagaagtcaatggaaaaaagaaagaggaaatcACAACCGGTATGTGTTAGAAGTgacatttatgttaaattttttatatggAATAGTGTTCCTGATTCATATATGTTGTTCTCTTTATGTTGTGGATCTTGTAGGATGTTATTCATCTTCAGACAGATAATGATCGTCAAGGTTTTATAGACAACAAATTTGAGGATTCTACTATATGGAATTCATCAGATGGTGGTGGATTCATGGACCTGTTGAACTCTTTTAGGCATTTATAGTCAGGTTTCTTGGCATGAGTAATTTGTCATTCTTAGCTAGATTTTTTGGTCCTTTAGACACAACTGAATAAACTCTTCATTTTTCTGTATTGTCACTTTCATTTATCCTGTTATGAAGCATTCAGTAAAAGAATCAAAAGTACAAATGTTGTTATTGTTCCCCAATATTTGGTTGGTATGGTTTTAAAGAAATGAGGTATCACTTATTTGTTCgcaaaaaaataaatgtattaaatCCGGCCCGAAAACTgcctttagaaaaaaataaaagccaTTCATATGTTAATGAAATGCACGCTGTCGTTAATGCGTAACAcatgaaacatagaaatcatattcaaaatcatccattttacaagaaaaagaaatatcCGTATGCCTATCGGTAGCAACATCCAATTAAAATCCTGGTTAAAGTCATCGGTGCCACCATAAACGAACCGGCCGTCTAGACGGATTACGACCGAAGGCCGTGCAAAGCTTATACTTCCAGCAACGTCACAATTTTAGCAAcagaaaataatgataaaaaaataattaacgcCTCCACTTAGTTAACACCACGCTAGTAAATCGAAAGAACTGTCACTTAAGCATATTCATGAACAAAAGGGTTATATACACCGACCAGAGTTGACGAAATAGTATAATTATGCAATGCATTCATTAATGAACTCGTGACATCCACAAATTTAAAACTAACTATTGAGGATCCTGAAATACCTAACATATGAAACCTGTTGAGGAGTATATAACAAAACACGAGCCACACACTTCTGAATGAAGTACTCACAAGTTCAAGTGACTAACATATTATAGTTGAGAAAACATATTCAGAATCATCTAACTTACAAGGAAAAGTAACATTCGTGTGCCTATAAGTAGCAACATCCAATTAAAATCCTGGTTAAAGTCACTGGTGCCACCATAAAAGAACCGGCCGTGTAGATTGATTACGAGGCCGTGCAAAGCTTAAACTGCCATCAACGTCACAATTTCAGCAATAGAAAacagtgataaaaaaataaataatgcctCCTTTTAGTTAATACCACGCTTAGTGAATGGAAAGAACTACAACTTAAGCATAGGCATGAACAAATGTGTACTGTACACTGATCAGGGTTGACGAAATAGTATAAATATTCAGTGCATTTCTtattgaattattgatatccATAGATTGAAACTAATTTCTTGAGAATCCTGAAATACCTAACATACGAAACCTGCTGAGGAGTATCTAACAAAACACGAGCAATTCACTTCTCAATTAAGTATATACAAGTTCAAATGCCTAAAATATGATAgatcaaaaaataaattcaaaaccatccaatttacaaagaaaagaaacatcctaatgcCTAGCATGAGCACCATCCATGCAGAGGATTTGTCTTGATTGTCACCATCAACTTGACAAAATCCGCAACATGAAATCATGAATCTGCAGTGAAACAGGATTTATTAGGCTCACATGAAACGAATCTAAGTCGACAAATGGGTATATGAACGCCTATAACTGTATCAGGAGGCCATGGATAGACTAAGACATGTATATTGATTTTTTCTTACCTGTGCATCTGTCTTCTTCCGTTGTCTCCCCCCTGGCTGTCTTTCTAGTGGGTAACCCCGTACGCTGCAGCATGCTCCTCGTGCTTGGTGCTGTGAAGGGTGATTTTACATCCTTAGTCTTTTTCCTTGGCTGGTTACGGCGCACAGGAGCGTTGTTCAATGCCTGCAGCGCCATCCCAATTTGTGAATTATGAGGACCCAAGACTATGTCTAGTATGATCTCATTCCTAAACTCCTGTACAACGTCCTGCATGACAATTTTGTGTGGAAGGGTAATTTTAAATCCGAGAAAGAAACTGACTAGAAAGAGCTTCAAATTAATTGTTATAATATATCTAACTTCATCTTGTCCCAATGCTGCAAGGGTTTATCTAAACTCCAAAACTGCATGAACTTGATGTCGAATACACCACAATCCCAGCTATATGTACAAAGAAAGAATATTATTCCCAATCATATTATCAATATCAAGTGAAGTACTGTTAAGAGTATTGTTAGGTGGCTTTTTAACTGACCCGTTATCTTGTCTTGGTACACTAGGATAGAAACGAGGTAGACCGTACTCCGTGTGCTCATATGCGGAAATCGTAACTTTTCTCATGTCTTCAATGAGTCTCCCCTGGAAAGCAGCAACACGTTAGCAATGATACATTTTGAGTTACCCAGGCTAAAGGTGAACTAATTGACTAAGGTATACTTACCGCATAAGCATGTATTTTTAATCTTTCATTATTAGGTTCTCCTGTATACATACTATCCAGTACCCACAGCCTTTTCTGATATATCTCAAAGGCATACAACCACCAATGACGATCAATACAGACTGGGGCAAACCACTGTGATGGAAACAGAGATATCAAAGCAATTACATGAGCAATGGACTCACCAAATTCAGATATAAGAAAAATTTCTAACACATTTAGCGTGTTGAGGAACATATAATGAAACGAAAGCCAATCATATCTTAATTAAGTACATGCAGATTCAATTGACTAAGACGTgagaaataaaaaccaataacagAACCATCCATTTGGCAATTAAGGGGAACATCCTGTTGCCTATCACAAGCaacatccaagtaataaacatgATATTGTAAGCACTTAAACCAAAAAATCACCCTTCAACTAGAGCATTAACTTACCCATTTCTGCATGGAAGCTACTATCTTGTCAAAAAATATAGAATCATCACCGAAGTGAGGACCCAGCCTACATAACTAACAGTAGGAACCTCCCTGAAGGAATCCAAGTTCCTCTTGTGCAACACAGTTTCCTGTACAAAAAGTACAATTTAGGATCAGACCTCAAAGATTGATCGATAAGAAGACACAAATTCGTGCATACCAAAATTCTCAAAGGAATATAGTAAAAGTCATTCTTAAACCGCAATGATTCTGAGTCATTAAAGGTTGAACACATCCAATG
Coding sequences within it:
- the LOC112801221 gene encoding putative ubiquitin-like-specific protease 1B isoform X3; translation: MQKWWFAPVCIDRHWWLYAFEIYQKRLWVLDSMYTGEPNNERLKIHAYAGRLIEDMRKVTISAYEHTEYGLPRFYPSVPRQDNGWDCGVFDIKFMQFWSLDKPLQHWDKMKTLYRSLGMRSY